The stretch of DNA ACAGGCCCAGAGGTATTTACTGTCTGGCTGACACCAACTGTCATATTTCTGGTAGGAAATAATTCATGTATTTTATCACTCTTGCTCTCATGAAATTTGGCATATGTATGAGCACTATATACACAACATTGTACACCTGTATCCGTATAGCCATATATaagtatacacacacacatacatacatactgCTAATGTGGGCATCGGGATCCTCAGCGAGTCAGAGTCAAGAAACAGAGTTCCTGGATGTTGTGCTTGGGGTCTGTCACAGGGATGAGTGAGCGTGGGTTCAGCGCAGTCCCAGACCCCGTTGCGGGAAACCTTGGCCATCCACCTGTGTGAATGCAAAGATGCATCTTCCAAAACATCCTCCGAAATCACCCTGTGCCCATGGCCACTGGGTGCCCGCAGCCCTGGCACGTCCTAGCACCCGGGCTGGCACAGGTGGCAGGTCTCGTGCTCTTCAAGGGACCCCAACCCCTGCCGTGGGGCAAGGCAACCCCACGCTGCAGCCGGGGTCCCCGGGCACCAGGCGCTGCCTCTGTGCCTCCCCGGTGCCTGCTCCCCACCATGGGGACATGCAGGGGACGGCTCCTTGCAGCTCCATCCCTCGGATTAACGCCGGGGGATCgtttgctgtgtgttttctgtgaCCCAGACCCTCGCACCTCACCGGCCATGGCGTGAGTCACCAGCTGTCCCCCTGCATGCCGAGGCAGCCcagtcccagccctggggactgCCAAAGCCTGcaaggcaggggcaggagctgcccacTGCCCACGGTGGGGCTGAGGGTGTCCCAGGGCTCGCCGAGGCTCACCCCAGTCCTTGGTCACTCTctggagggtgctgggtgctgtggcCAAGGGCTGGAGCGAGGTCAGGAAGGGGGATCAACTCCTCACACCTGCAAGCAGAAGGTTTACAGTCTGACGTTCTCCGTGTGATTTCCACTAGAGATCTTCATGCAGGGAAGACGTGGGGTGCTGGTGTGCACTGAGGAACTGGTTGTGTTAACCCATATTCTCGTACCACTCAATAATCCACACATAAACATGTATTTCTGCTAGTATCTCGATGGACTATTCATTTTGTCTCTTTGCACTGAAGGTGCAGCGTTTCCTTACCCTCTACAGGGCACTCCCAAAACTTGTGCCCAAAAGCCCTGGCAAGACCAAAGGTTTTTGAGAGCTTCTGCTGCAACAGATGCGGTGGTTTCTCaggaaactgaaaaggaaatgaaaatgtcacCCCAGGAGGCTGGTCCAGATGAAACTCCCAGCCCCAGCGTGGCAtgggcaccccccgccccgctgcctgGGTGCTGCCTCGAGCTTCAGCTCGCAGAGTTGGCTCACACTCTGAGAGCAGCCGTGGTGCctgcaggggcaggggctggggggcctcATGCGCACCCCAGCGCCTCGGTGAGGATGGGTGGTCCCTGAGCTCACTGTCAGGCACAGCATGGACCCCAAAAAGCCCAGCATCCCCCAGGCTCACGGTGCGGAAGGTATCTGAAGCATATAACGGCTGTTTGATCTTTCCGTAATTCAAAACAAGCTCTGAGTGAAGTCATTTGTAAGATGACTTTTCAGAGTAACCTTGGCCAATGAATTGCatctctctgcattttctttggttCACACAACGGCATTTTAGAAGGGattaatgcaaacatttttatttcgAATGTATTCATCATTATTTAAATATCAATACAGTTTTTGCAATAGTTACCGAGAGTTCTTAGTaccaggagaaaataaaacatagcCACATGCTTGGCTACGTTCAGAGCTTTAGCAAGCTTCTCCATCTCTTAGCTGAACATGCAGGGGTGGTATGTGTCAGTACAAtctaataaatacaaaataaagcaaatgtcAGAAGAGATGTTTCTCTGTGGGCCTGGACATGCCTGCTGGAGAACGACAGTCTCCTCCTGTCGTGTCAAAACCCCGGTGTGAGAACTGTTGTCTGGACTGGGATGCAGAGCAAGGAATACACGGTTGTCAGAGCAGCAATATCCAACTATGGAGAGACCAAGGGTTGGGGCAGAGTGTCACCAACAGCCACCAGACGGCTCAGAGCAGGCGGTCCCAGCTGCTGGCTGGCGATACCCGGTACTGCAGCTCAAGACAGCAAGCCCTGCATCTATTCCTtgtgcctgcagctgcaggtcAGTGTCAGTCCCAAAGCCCCCAGTGAAGGCCATGTCCAACTGCAGtgattaaaaagtaatttgccTTCTGGCAAAGCCCAGGAGCAGTCATGAGACTGACACACTCCTCCTACCACCTCCAGGAAAAAAGTGAGTCATGCTACTACTGAATTATAAACTCACAtaagtaacattaaaaaaaaaaaaagacattttcaagcACTCCCAGGTAGGGTCTTTCCTCCCCAGCTGTTGTGGTAGTGGTCCTATTCCATCACTGCTCCATACAAGCCAGGGCAGACAAACCTGAATTCAGGTGGCACTCCCAGAGTCGGTAATGTACACCTACCAGTCTGGGAGAGAAGGAACATGTTTCTGTTCTGCTCGGCCATGGTATTCAACCTGGGAACATGAAGGACACAATAATACATGAGATAATGAACCTCTCCCAAAATAATAGCTCCGTACAGCCCTAGGAAAGATCCCTGGCCAGCATAAACTAGATGCTACAGAGGGAGAAGcggccagaggggagaggtgCGACTGTGGCTGCGGTGATCGAGGGAGGCTGCTTGTCTGGAAAGTGTTGGTCTCCCTTCAAGAAAGAGGAGGAGCTCTTCCTATGTCTGATTACTGTAATGCAGCACAGCCTGAGTTCTGAGCAACTGCTGCTGAAAGCCTACACATTTGGGAGCTATATGAACAGCTGAGGACCAGAGCAAGTCCTCTTCATCTAAGCTTTTGCCAATTAGAAAGGGGAGATCACAGTCCTCAACGCTTCCCTTGgcttcccctttcccctgctCCTTGCTAGGTGTCACACAGCAGCATTGTGAGTCTGGTCCCTGGGTGGGTAGTGCTGGGACCGAGCAAGGGCTCCCCCACTGCCCTCCTGGGCTCGCAGGGCTCGCCAGAAACACAGTGGACGTGCAGTGATCGCACCCAGCTTTCACGTCAGACACAGACTCCAGGGCTCCTACACTGATGGAATCAGAGGAGGGTTTGCTACACCATCTGAGCCTGGCTTGGGTTACAAATGCTGGCTGTTGCATGACATGGGATACAACTGGGACATTAGACAGCTATTGGAGACAGCTCTGTTGCTTCATGCTGATGAATGCTTTTGCTGCCGTATATTCTTGCGAGAGCCCAGCCCACTCCTGCCTTGCTGCAGGCTCAGGCGCACTGGGAGATGATGTTAGAGTTGCAGTCTAAGGTGTGAGTATGGCTTCTTTTGCAGTTTTCGGGCCTGCAGCCAGCACCAGGTGGGCTGACCAAGTCCAGGTAGTAGGGGGACTTGAGGAAACGGCGGTAAGAATCCTTTTCCATGAGggtgaatatttttctctgagcCTCATCAAAGCAGGACAGAGTAGGCTCCAGCATATTGTGGCTCGTCTTCTCCCGTGTGCATGAATCCAGGTTCACCTGTGGGCCAAAGGGACAGCATAAGTAGAATCTGTCCCAGGAGTGGCTAGAATAGGTAAGGAAAAATCCAAGCGTCTCTTCACCAAGCGTGCTTAAGCTGTCCCTAATGGGCAGTGGTCTGAAATTGCCGTTGGACACCCTGTAGTCTTGGCAGAACCTGTGCAGCTGGATACCAACGCACCTCTGGTGCCAGATGAACTGTCAGGAGAGACTGACATATATCCCTCTGGGATGCAGCCAGCCAGGAAACTTGAGCAACTGCACAGGAACAGCTGGGACGCTGGGACTCATAGTCCTCTCAGGCTTCTACCATCTGAGTGTGCACGTGGGAGGGCCACGTGGGCTGTAACTAAACCCACTTTCTCTCTATCAAAGTttaacagaaaagcaacaaaaacgACACCATTTCCTTGCTAACtagcagagaagcagcacccTTCCACTCTTGTGAAACTACCGATCTCTACTTCCCTGTGCTGCCGGCCTGGTTCAGAATTTAGGGTGATACCTTTGCCCAATAAATGTTGTGTGCACATACCTCTTTTGTTGCCTGCACTGAGATGAATTCATCATAGATCTTTCTGGCCTTGGGGCTGAGCTTGGCTGGTGACTTGGTTTTCTTGTAGTCCTCACAACTGACCCAGAAATCGATGTTTTCTTCACTGTACTCAGATTTGAGAAAAGCACGGAAAGCAGCCAGTCCTCCTACAGATTGTTTAGAGGAAAACTAGATCAGGTAAGAGCGTTGGTTCCTGGATAGTTGTACCCATGAAGCCCAGTGCCTCAGCAAACGGCAGTTCTGGGTTCTCCTTCCCAGAGCTGAACaagcagctgccctggggctAGCAGCAGGGACGGCTGCCTGCCTCCTTTGCAGTCGCTTGTGCGTGCTGAGGGAGGCTGGAATTCAGACAGGCCCCACGGGGATGTCACACGTGGGTCCTCAGCTGCCTGCTCCTTCACTGTGACCTTCAGCGGCTCAGCCAGGAGAACACAAGCAACTCGCATGTTCCCAGGAGGCCCCGAGGAGACAGCCAACACACGCCGCAGAGTCTCAGGCCATGGGAACAACACGAAGGAAACATCAAGGACATCAGTGCAGCCTGGAACCAACGGGAAGACAAAGTCTCCCATGGGCTCAGATACAAACAGTTTCGCCACTTTTTGGTTCTTCTTTAACCCACTGTTAACTGTGTACTGCAGTCTTCCCTCCCCTTGCACAGGGGCTAAACTAGTTGCCTTCACAAAAGGGACAGCTCAGCAGTAGGTCAAAGCCTCACTCATGATACATTGGGATTGTCCCTTGGATCTGACCAAGGGCACCCTCCACCACCCCTCCCAGAGGCCTGTGTGGCCAAAGGAGCTACTGTGTGCTGCTTGATAACGTCCCACACCCCCTCCAGGGACTGCTCAGCACAGACACTTTGAAGGCAGCACCCTCAACACCTCTAGCAGAAGGGCCCTCTTTACTTACTGTCATGATGGATCAAGTTTTCCAAAGAGTCTGCCCACTTTCTGACTTCCTCTTGGCTAACCCTATAAGGAGACAAAGGGAGAAACACAGGGAAGATTTAAAGGGATTACAGAAAGGACAAATCTGGTGTTTTGCTCAGCACCATTAGAAAATCTCTTTCCCTGATTGTTGTAAGAGCATACAGAAGAGACCAAGAAGGAAATGTCTGCTTGCTTTacagagacctctgggatctaATCTACAGAAATTGTGGTTTGCAATCCCTGCCACCAGCCATGGGCTGGAAAGgaattttcctggaaaaattgtTGGGgactttgtgtttattttgtgcCTGGCTGCATCTCTTGCTGGGGCGCGGACCTGGGATTATTCTTACAGGTCATATCAGTGAGGTCCAAAGGGCTGATTTCTTCAACC from Nyctibius grandis isolate bNycGra1 chromosome 21, bNycGra1.pri, whole genome shotgun sequence encodes:
- the RGS4 gene encoding regulator of G-protein signaling 4 isoform X1; protein product: MCKGLAALPATCLKSAKDMKHRLGFLLQKSDSCDYSSSQGKKEKISSSQRVSQEEVRKWADSLENLIHHDRGLAAFRAFLKSEYSEENIDFWVSCEDYKKTKSPAKLSPKARKIYDEFISVQATKEVNLDSCTREKTSHNMLEPTLSCFDEAQRKIFTLMEKDSYRRFLKSPYYLDLVSPPGAGCRPENCKRSHTHTLDCNSNIISQCA